The genome window GCCATCTGTAATGGTACACAGGGGCTTACCTGTTGTGGTACCTATACAGACGGGAATGACCTGCTGTACAAAATAGAACGCAGCAACCCGGACGTCGTATTGATGGATATTCAAATGCCGGGACAGGATGGCATTGAGGCTACCCGGCAGGTGGTAGCCCGGTGGCCGGATATTAAGATACTGATCCAGACCGTCTTTGAAGATGATGACAAGATCTTTCATGCCATCTGCGCAGGCGCTTCGGGCTATATACTCAAATCAACATCGCCGGCACGACTGGTAGAAGCCATCCAGGAAGTGTATGCCGGTGGCTCGCCGATGAGCCCT of Paraflavitalea devenefica contains these proteins:
- a CDS encoding response regulator; translated protein: MDIRVAIFEDNKMMRDGFEAICNGTQGLTCCGTYTDGNDLLYKIERSNPDVVLMDIQMPGQDGIEATRQVVARWPDIKILIQTVFEDDDKIFHAICAGASGYILKSTSPARLVEAIQEVYAGGSPMSPYIASRVLKLFQQFAPAAATDEEKYVLSNREKEILSLMIDGYSFHRIAEKIFVSYETVRTHVKRIYKKLHVASASEAVAKAIRQRLV